DNA from Paratractidigestivibacter faecalis:
CCTACCTGCACTTTGTCTTCCACCTCTTCACCCTGACCGGCAGCGTCTGCATCACCCTCTCCGCCCTGCTCTTCGTGCTGTAGGAAGCCTTGAGAAACGCGCGGGTTCCGGCTACCATGTGTCTCAGAGGCATATCTCGGCCTTAAGCGAGAGAGTTATCAGCGGGCTTCTCTTGGCCCCAATCAAGAGAGTTACAAGCGAGTGTTTCGCCACTCTGAGCGCGAGCCTAACTGAGGGAGCGGTCCATTCCGCTCCCTCTCTTTTTACCTAGGGAGGATACATGGCCGGTCTGTCGTTCTACACCGTTGACGAGCGCTACATCGACTATTTGGCGCCATACGCGCCCCACCTGTTCCATAACGCCAAGAAGGGGCAGGGTCACTCCCGCAAGTACATCGGCATCGTATTCGAGGTCAACGGGTTTGAGTACTTTACTCCCCTGTCATCGTTCAAGGAGAAGCACCGCAGGATGAAGAACGGCTTGGACTTCATCAAGGTTGGTGACTATGCGGTCATTAACCTGAACTGCATGTTTCCCGTTGCGACGGACACCTACCAAAGAGTCGACTTCTCTGCGGTCCAGGACAAGCGCTACCGGGCTTGCTCCAAGCCGAGTACAGGATCATCAAGCAATTGGAGGGTCGCATCCGCAAGAACGCGTCGACCCTGTACAACCACAAGGCAAATAACGGAGACTCGACGCCGCTCTCTGCCCGATGCAACGATTTTCCCCTCTTGGAAAGAGCCTGCCAAGGCTTCCGCTATCCAACGCACGGCTGAGGCGACGCCTCGTCAGAAAAACCGACCTGGGTATCCGGCGAGGAATACCCAGGTCACTTTTTGGCAGCAGTCGAGAAGCGCGCTTCTCGCCTGGATCACCCGGTGTTCTGCAGGCCGGCGGCAACGCCGGAGACGGTGCAGAGGATGAGGTAGATGAAGCGCTCGCGCTCCTCGGGCGTGAGCTTGTCGCCCTTGGTGCGCAGGGTCTTCAGGGCTTGCGCCTGCGTCACGGACAGGACGTTAACAAACGGCAGGCGCATGCGGATGACCGGGCCCAGGACGCGGCGGTTCTGCAGCGGCCACTCGTCGCCCACGATGGCCAGGACCCACTTGCGGGTGAGCTCCATCTCGTCCAGGACCTTGCTCGAGAGGTCCTCGCAGCCGCCCAGCTGCAGGTAGAGCCTGCCGATGCGCTCGTCGGTCTTGGAGATGGACATCTCGATGTTGTCGATGAACGTGGTGAACAGCGGCCACTCCGCGTAGGCGCGGCGCAGCTTGTCCAGGTCGCCCAGGCGCTCGCAGGCGGTGCCCAGGCCGTACCAGGCGGCCAGGTTGATGCGCGCCTGGCTCCAGGAGAAAATCCACGGGATGGTGCGCAGGTCGTCGAGGGACTTGGCGCCCAGGCCGCGCTTGGCCGGGCGGCTGCCGATGGGCATGAGGCCGATCTCAGTCAGCGGCGTGACGGTGGAGAACCACTCGGCAAAGCCCTCGGTGTTGAGAAGGTCGAGGTAGCGCTCGCGGGAGTACTTGTCCAGGGCCGCGGCCATGTCGGCGTACTTGGCCGTGGACTCGGTGTTGACCCACTCGATGGACGGTGCCGACTGCAGCAGCGTGGCCCCGGCGACAGACTCCACGTGACGGCGGGCCAGCGTGGGGTCTCCGTAGCGGGCAAAGATGACCTCGCCCTGCTCGGTGAGCTTGAAGCGGCAGTTGACCGAGCCCTTGGGCTGCGAGAGAACGGCGCGGTTTGCCGGGCCGCCACCGCGGCCGACGGCACCGCCTCGGCCGTGCATGAGGATGAGGTCGACGTTGTTCTCCTCGGCCCACTGGGCAATGGCGGCCTGCGTGGCGTGCAGGACCAGCGTGGCGCTGGTGGGACCGGCGTCCTTGGAGGAGTCTGAGTAGCCGAGCATGACCTCCAGGCGGCGGCCCGTCTGGGCCATGCGGCGCTGGACCTCGGGGAGCTTGATCATCTCGTCAAGGGTCTTGACGGCGTTCTCCAGGTCCTCCACCTGCTCGAAGAGCGGGATGACGTCGAGCACGGGCACGTCAGCCTCGTGCGCGAAGGCAAGGTGGGCAAGCTCGTAGACGTCGGCGACGTTCCGGGCGCTCTTGGTGAAGGAGATGATGTAGCGGCGGGCCGCCGCAACGCCGTTCTTGCGCTGAATCTGGCCGATGGCGCGGAAGGTGTCCAGCACCTCGCGGGTCATGGGCGCAAGCTCGCCGCGCTCGCCCCAGCGGCCGTGCTCGCGGATGTCGGCGAGGGCGCGGGAGTGGACCAGGGAGTGCTGGCGGAACTCCATCTCCACCATGTGGAAGCCGAAGGTCTGGGCCTGCCAGATGAGCTTCTGGATGGGGCCGTAGGCCGTGCGGGCAGCGCCCGCCTTGGCAAGCGACAGCTGGACGCAGCGCAGGTCGGAGATGAAGTCCTCGGCGCTGGCGTACATGATGTCGGCGGTGCGCACGATGGTGGCACGCAGGCGCTCGGCAATGACCAGCATGCAGGCGCGGTGGAGCTCCGAGGCCGAGATGCCGATGGCACGGGCCGTGATGGCCTCGCTCATCTCGCGCTGGTGGTTCCAGAGGTTGACCAGCTGGTCGGAGGGGGGCGTGGAGGCCACGTCCAGCGTCAGGTTGCGGCCGATGAAGTGCGTGGCGTCGGCCAGCGTCTCCAGCATGTGGACGCGGAACTTCTCGGCCACCTGGCGGCTCACCTTTGCGGTTACGTTGGGGTTGCCGTCGCGGTCGGAGCCGATCCAGCTGCCCGGGTGGAAGAACGCGGGGCAGACGGGCGGCACGGTGCCGGCCTTCTCGCCGAGCTCCCAGTCGTCAAAGCGGCGGTAGACCTGGGGCACCAT
Protein-coding regions in this window:
- a CDS encoding phosphoenolpyruvate carboxylase, with protein sequence MPASALVEETAAKATLSAVDVPESIRDNMALFLRLVRKVLEESDPEMRATFDVLLDDAIKASYDEDGATEEATEAFADLERVIDGLDEAHATMLMRAFVAYFHLANICEENYRDESLRLRERTVPTTAEADPINDITVAYRQLVDECGRGKAMALLNRLEFHPVFTAHPTEARRKAVEGKIRRISGLLQQRSELGGIALAENERQLLQEIDALVRTSPIAHKKPTPVEEADTVIDIFDRTLFQMVPQVYRRFDDWELGEKAGTVPPVCPAFFHPGSWIGSDRDGNPNVTAKVSRQVAEKFRVHMLETLADATHFIGRNLTLDVASTPPSDQLVNLWNHQREMSEAITARAIGISASELHRACMLVIAERLRATIVRTADIMYASAEDFISDLRCVQLSLAKAGAARTAYGPIQKLIWQAQTFGFHMVEMEFRQHSLVHSRALADIREHGRWGERGELAPMTREVLDTFRAIGQIQRKNGVAAARRYIISFTKSARNVADVYELAHLAFAHEADVPVLDVIPLFEQVEDLENAVKTLDEMIKLPEVQRRMAQTGRRLEVMLGYSDSSKDAGPTSATLVLHATQAAIAQWAEENNVDLILMHGRGGAVGRGGGPANRAVLSQPKGSVNCRFKLTEQGEVIFARYGDPTLARRHVESVAGATLLQSAPSIEWVNTESTAKYADMAAALDKYSRERYLDLLNTEGFAEWFSTVTPLTEIGLMPIGSRPAKRGLGAKSLDDLRTIPWIFSWSQARINLAAWYGLGTACERLGDLDKLRRAYAEWPLFTTFIDNIEMSISKTDERIGRLYLQLGGCEDLSSKVLDEMELTRKWVLAIVGDEWPLQNRRVLGPVIRMRLPFVNVLSVTQAQALKTLRTKGDKLTPEERERFIYLILCTVSGVAAGLQNTG